One window of the Bacillus sp. (in: firmicutes) genome contains the following:
- a CDS encoding FadR family transcriptional regulator: MNTSRSQSKVYIEIVESIREMIQKDGLQPGDRLPSERELSESLGVGRSSVREALRSLELLGLIETRRGEGTFIRDFKDHRLVELLSTFILTDGKVQEDILQTLFSVEQACLLLMKRQATFHTDVFNELLHADKNENGEHLWCKLFSVLDNRLLMKIWSILYEYAHPLNRETNISVESFQHLIQALVNGTEEDVILQYRRIRNLSDA, from the coding sequence ATGAATACATCGCGCTCACAATCAAAGGTATATATTGAAATTGTGGAAAGTATCCGTGAAATGATTCAAAAAGATGGTCTGCAACCAGGAGACCGTCTTCCTTCTGAACGAGAATTGAGTGAGTCTTTAGGGGTTGGACGTTCATCTGTACGAGAAGCGCTTCGTTCCCTTGAATTGCTCGGATTAATTGAAACAAGAAGAGGAGAAGGTACGTTCATTCGGGATTTTAAAGATCATCGACTCGTTGAGCTGTTAAGTACGTTTATTTTAACCGACGGAAAAGTGCAAGAAGACATTTTACAAACACTCTTTTCCGTTGAACAAGCATGTTTATTGCTTATGAAGCGTCAAGCTACTTTCCATACCGACGTTTTTAATGAACTTTTGCATGCTGACAAAAATGAAAACGGTGAACATTTATGGTGTAAACTGTTTTCAGTACTAGACAACCGTTTACTAATGAAAATTTGGTCAATACTTTATGAATACGCACATCCTTTAAATCGAGAAACAAACATATCGGTTGAATCTTTTCAACATTTAATTCAAGCACTTGTAAACGGGACGGAAGAGGATGTCATTTTGCAATATAGACGTATTCGCAATTTGTCGGATGCTTAA
- a CDS encoding MaoC family dehydratase N-terminal domain-containing protein — translation MLLGRKIKLGRKIGEISVGEKLSLTEKIEDKDLLLYLGLTNDANPLYIQHDYASQTPFKKPIVPTVMINGIITSAISKYLPGPGSHVVGQQLEFPKPVYHYATVEFLFEIIDIDSENHTIIVKVQGTNEEGETVVQGTVSVCPPHKLEQMTGRALENF, via the coding sequence ATGTTGTTAGGAAGAAAAATTAAGCTAGGTCGAAAAATTGGAGAAATTAGCGTTGGAGAAAAGCTATCGTTAACAGAGAAAATTGAAGACAAAGACCTTTTACTCTATTTGGGATTAACAAATGATGCCAATCCACTATACATTCAACACGATTACGCGTCACAAACTCCGTTTAAAAAACCAATCGTGCCAACTGTAATGATTAATGGAATTATTACATCTGCTATCTCGAAATACTTGCCAGGTCCTGGATCACATGTTGTTGGTCAACAACTGGAATTTCCAAAACCAGTGTATCATTACGCAACAGTGGAATTCTTATTCGAAATCATTGACATCGATTCGGAAAATCATACAATCATCGTAAAAGTACAAGGAACAAACGAAGAGGGAGAAACGGTTGTTCAAGGAACGGTATCTGTATGCCCTCCGCATAAATTAGAGCAAATGACAGGAAGAGCATTAGAAAACTTCTAA
- a CDS encoding acetyl-CoA carboxylase carboxyltransferase subunit beta yields the protein MLKELFAKNKKKKYATIPSEAAKQDVPEGIMTKCPQCKKIMYTKELEKNLKVCSHCGYHHQMNAHERIQSLLDEGSFQEFDQNMVSTNPLQFPDYLEKLEKDRQKSKLNEAVVTGIGKINGFEVVIAIMDSSFRMGSMGSVVGEKITRAIELAMERSLPFIIFTASGGARMQEGVLSLMQMAKTSAALKAFSEKGGLIISVMTHPTTGGVSASFASLGDYNFAEPGALIGFAGRRIIEQTIREELPEDFQTAEFLLKHGQLDAVISRLELKDKLTTVLDIHHAGGEGGW from the coding sequence TTGTTAAAGGAATTATTTGCGAAGAATAAGAAAAAGAAATACGCCACCATCCCTTCAGAAGCAGCCAAACAAGATGTGCCTGAAGGAATTATGACAAAATGTCCACAATGTAAAAAAATTATGTATACAAAAGAGCTTGAAAAAAATTTAAAAGTATGCTCGCATTGTGGGTATCATCACCAAATGAATGCCCATGAACGTATTCAAAGCTTACTTGACGAAGGATCATTTCAAGAATTTGATCAAAACATGGTTTCTACAAACCCGCTCCAGTTCCCTGACTACTTAGAAAAACTAGAAAAGGACCGTCAAAAATCTAAATTAAATGAAGCTGTTGTCACTGGAATCGGAAAAATTAATGGCTTTGAAGTGGTCATTGCGATTATGGATTCAAGTTTCCGAATGGGAAGTATGGGTTCGGTCGTAGGCGAAAAGATCACAAGAGCAATTGAATTAGCGATGGAACGATCATTACCTTTCATTATTTTTACTGCTTCCGGTGGCGCACGGATGCAAGAAGGAGTTTTATCCTTAATGCAAATGGCTAAAACGAGCGCTGCATTAAAAGCGTTTAGTGAAAAAGGTGGACTCATTATTTCCGTGATGACTCATCCGACAACTGGTGGGGTATCAGCAAGTTTTGCGTCCCTAGGAGATTATAACTTTGCTGAGCCCGGTGCATTGATTGGCTTTGCTGGACGTCGAATCATTGAACAAACGATTCGCGAGGAGCTTCCTGAAGATTTCCAAACGGCCGAGTTTTTATTAAAACACGGTCAATTAGATGCGGTGATTTCCCGTCTAGAATTAAAGGACAAGTTAACAACAGTCTTAGACATCCACCATGCTGGAGGTGAGGGCGGATGGTAA
- the mdh gene encoding malate dehydrogenase → MAMKRKKISVIGAGFTGATTAFLLAQKELGDVVLVDIPQLENPTKGKALDMLEAGPVLGFDASIIGTSNYEDTKDSDIVVITAGIARKPGMSRDDLVQTNQKIMKEVTKQVVKYSPNCYIIVLTNPVDAMTYTVYKESGFPKNRVIGQSGVLDTARFRTFVAQELNLSVKDITGFVLGGHGDDMVPLVRYSYAGGIPLEKLIPKDRLDAIVERTRKGGGEIVNLLGNGSAYYAPAASLVEMVEAIVKDQRRVLPAIAYLEGEYGFEGIYLGVPTILGGNGLEQVIELELTEEEKAALEKSAQSVRNVMAVLV, encoded by the coding sequence ATGGCAATGAAGCGTAAAAAAATCTCAGTCATTGGTGCAGGATTTACTGGAGCAACAACGGCCTTTTTACTTGCTCAAAAAGAACTAGGGGATGTTGTGCTTGTGGATATTCCTCAATTGGAAAATCCTACAAAAGGTAAAGCCCTTGACATGCTTGAAGCTGGACCAGTACTAGGGTTCGATGCGAGTATTATCGGAACTTCTAACTACGAAGATACGAAAGACTCCGATATTGTCGTCATTACAGCAGGTATTGCGCGTAAGCCAGGTATGAGCCGGGATGACTTAGTCCAAACAAACCAAAAAATTATGAAAGAAGTTACAAAACAAGTAGTTAAATATTCTCCTAATTGTTATATTATCGTTTTAACAAACCCTGTTGATGCGATGACATACACTGTATATAAAGAATCTGGATTCCCGAAAAACCGTGTTATCGGACAATCTGGTGTTCTTGATACAGCTCGTTTCCGCACATTTGTTGCGCAAGAACTAAATCTTTCTGTAAAAGATATCACTGGTTTCGTCTTAGGTGGACACGGTGACGATATGGTACCGCTTGTACGTTACTCTTATGCTGGTGGTATCCCGTTAGAAAAGTTAATTCCGAAAGATCGCCTCGATGCGATTGTTGAACGGACACGTAAAGGTGGCGGAGAAATCGTTAATTTATTAGGTAACGGGAGTGCGTACTACGCTCCAGCAGCGTCCCTCGTTGAAATGGTAGAAGCCATTGTGAAAGATCAACGTCGGGTTCTTCCTGCTATTGCTTACTTAGAAGGAGAATACGGATTTGAAGGTATTTATTTAGGAGTTCCAACCATTTTAGGTGGAAACGGACTAGAACAAGTGATCGAACTTGAATTAACAGAAGAAGAAAAAGCAGCTCTAGAAAAATCAGCTCAGTCTGTTCGAAATGTTATGGCGGTATTAGTTTAA
- the pyk gene encoding pyruvate kinase: MRKTKIVCTIGPASESVEKLVQLMEAGMNVARLNFSHGDYEEHGQRIKNIREAAKITGKTVGILLDTKGPEIRTHTMENGAIELKEGTNVIVSMKEVVGTPEKFSITYPGLIDDVEVGSKILLDDGLIGLEVTQIDKENGEIHTKVLNSGTLKNKKGVNVPGVSVKLPGITEKDANDIVFGIEQGIDFIAASFVRRASDVLEIRELLEKHHATHIQIIPKIENQEGVDNIDEILEVSDGLMVARGDLGVEIPAEEVPLVQKALIKKCNELGKPVITATQMLDSMQRNPRPTRAEASDVANAIFDGTDAIMLSGETAAGLYPVEAVQTMHNIASRAEQALDYRKELSNRTKKCNHTMTDAIGQSVAHTALNLDVNAIVTPTESGHTAKVISKYRPKAPIVAVTSDESVSRRLALVWGVYPQLGKRVDTTDEMLEMAVHESLNSGIVSHGDIVVITAGVPVGETGTTNLMKIHVVGDILAKGQGIGRRSAYGKVVIAKTAEEALQKVTEGSVLVTLGTDKEMIPAIEKCSAVITEEGGLTSHAAVVGINLGIPVIVGVENAVGMLKDGQEITVDAAQGVIYNGHASVL, translated from the coding sequence ATGAGAAAAACAAAAATTGTTTGTACCATTGGTCCTGCAAGTGAAAGTGTTGAGAAGTTAGTACAACTAATGGAAGCGGGTATGAACGTCGCTCGTCTTAACTTCTCTCACGGAGACTATGAAGAACATGGACAACGGATTAAAAACATTCGCGAAGCAGCAAAAATCACTGGGAAAACAGTAGGGATTTTACTTGATACAAAAGGTCCAGAAATTCGTACACATACGATGGAAAACGGAGCGATTGAATTAAAAGAAGGTACTAATGTCATCGTCTCCATGAAAGAAGTTGTTGGAACACCAGAAAAATTCTCGATCACCTATCCAGGTTTAATTGATGATGTAGAAGTTGGTTCTAAAATATTATTAGACGACGGATTAATCGGGTTAGAAGTCACTCAAATTGATAAAGAAAACGGTGAAATTCATACGAAAGTATTAAATAGCGGAACATTAAAAAATAAAAAAGGTGTGAATGTACCTGGAGTTTCCGTCAAACTTCCTGGTATTACAGAAAAAGATGCGAACGATATTGTGTTCGGTATCGAACAAGGTATTGATTTTATCGCTGCATCTTTTGTTCGTCGAGCATCTGACGTATTAGAAATTCGTGAATTACTTGAAAAACATCATGCAACACACATTCAAATTATTCCAAAGATTGAGAATCAAGAAGGCGTTGACAACATCGACGAAATTTTAGAAGTGTCAGACGGCTTAATGGTTGCGCGTGGGGACTTGGGAGTAGAAATTCCGGCTGAGGAAGTACCGCTTGTGCAAAAAGCATTGATTAAAAAATGTAATGAACTTGGAAAACCTGTTATAACGGCTACACAAATGCTTGATTCAATGCAACGCAATCCACGTCCGACTCGTGCCGAAGCAAGTGACGTTGCCAATGCAATTTTTGACGGAACTGATGCTATTATGCTTTCTGGAGAAACTGCAGCTGGTTTATATCCAGTAGAAGCAGTACAAACAATGCATAATATTGCTTCTCGTGCAGAACAAGCGTTAGATTACCGAAAAGAACTTTCTAATCGTACAAAAAAATGTAACCACACCATGACAGATGCGATTGGACAATCGGTTGCACATACAGCTTTAAACTTAGATGTGAATGCGATTGTGACACCGACGGAAAGCGGCCATACTGCTAAAGTCATTTCTAAATATCGTCCGAAAGCCCCGATTGTTGCAGTTACATCTGACGAATCAGTTTCACGTCGTCTTGCCCTTGTATGGGGAGTGTATCCACAATTAGGTAAGCGAGTAGATACCACAGACGAAATGCTTGAGATGGCTGTTCATGAAAGCTTAAATAGCGGTATCGTTTCTCACGGAGACATTGTCGTTATTACAGCAGGTGTTCCTGTTGGTGAAACTGGTACAACGAACTTAATGAAAATTCACGTCGTTGGCGATATTTTAGCTAAAGGTCAAGGAATTGGTCGCCGTTCCGCATACGGGAAAGTAGTTATTGCTAAAACGGCTGAAGAAGCATTACAAAAAGTGACAGAAGGATCTGTTCTTGTCACTTTAGGAACAGATAAAGAAATGATTCCTGCGATCGAAAAATGTAGTGCAGTAATTACTGAAGAAGGCGGATTAACAAGTCATGCCGCTGTGGTCGGTATTAACTTAGGCATTCCTGTCATCGTTGGTGTAGAAAATGCGGTTGGTATGTTAAAAGACGGACAAGAAATTACCGTCGATGCTGCTCAAGGTGTTATTTACAATGGACATGCCAGCGTGCTTTAA
- the ytvI gene encoding sporulation integral membrane protein YtvI: protein MNIVYINRTIRFLLVVGIVFFGGWTLIELSKLTYPFIIAILIALMINPLVNLLEKKAKMPRGIAVFIALVIIIGLLIGLITLLIAEIVSGADYLAQIVPKHFATLIEYGEQLITAQVIPFYNYASSFFNNLDASQQETIIENIQNTGEKIASSVGTFIQSFFQKLPILISWIPNVATVLVFSMLATFFISKDWDRLKNLFVRWLPEKAQLSGRTVFNDLKKALVGFIRAQLTLISITTVIVLIGLLILRVDYAITISLIIGVVDILPYLGTGAIFVPWIIYEIVTGNIGLGIGLGVLYLVVVVQRQFMEPKILSSSIGLDPLATLVALFVGFKLVGFLGLILGPVALVVLCALNRANVFRDVWNFIMGPKTN from the coding sequence TTGAACATTGTCTACATAAATCGCACCATTCGATTTTTACTCGTTGTCGGCATCGTCTTTTTTGGCGGATGGACATTGATTGAATTGTCAAAGCTGACATATCCATTTATTATTGCTATTTTAATTGCATTAATGATTAATCCACTCGTGAACTTATTAGAGAAAAAAGCAAAAATGCCAAGAGGAATTGCTGTTTTTATTGCATTGGTCATTATTATCGGGCTGTTGATAGGGCTAATTACGCTTCTAATCGCTGAAATTGTGTCAGGAGCTGACTATTTAGCACAAATCGTCCCAAAACATTTTGCCACATTGATTGAATATGGAGAGCAGTTAATTACCGCTCAAGTCATTCCGTTTTATAATTACGCTTCAAGCTTTTTTAATAATTTAGACGCTAGCCAGCAAGAAACGATTATAGAGAATATCCAAAACACAGGTGAAAAAATCGCCTCAAGCGTTGGAACGTTTATTCAATCCTTTTTTCAAAAGTTACCTATTTTAATTTCATGGATTCCAAACGTGGCGACCGTCCTAGTCTTCTCCATGTTGGCTACATTCTTTATTAGCAAAGATTGGGACCGCTTGAAAAATCTATTCGTCCGTTGGTTACCAGAAAAAGCTCAATTGAGTGGGCGGACCGTATTTAATGATTTAAAGAAAGCGTTAGTTGGTTTCATCCGTGCTCAATTGACATTGATTTCAATCACAACTGTCATCGTATTGATCGGTTTGTTAATTTTGCGAGTAGATTATGCGATTACCATTTCCTTAATTATCGGAGTGGTCGATATTCTACCTTATTTAGGAACAGGGGCCATTTTTGTCCCTTGGATTATTTATGAAATCGTAACAGGTAATATTGGTTTAGGAATCGGATTAGGAGTTCTTTATTTGGTCGTCGTTGTTCAGCGTCAATTTATGGAACCTAAAATTTTATCATCAAGCATCGGGCTCGATCCACTCGCTACGCTGGTCGCCTTATTTGTTGGCTTTAAGCTTGTTGGATTTTTAGGACTCATTTTAGGGCCTGTCGCTTTAGTGGTACTATGCGCACTAAATCGAGCGAATGTGTTTCGTGATGTATGGAATTTTATTATGGGACCAAAAACAAACTAA
- the citZ gene encoding citrate synthase: MTATRGLEGIVATTSSISSIIDDTLTYVGYNIDDLAEHASFEEVIYLLWHRRLPTKAELDEIKKDLAENAELPKEVLDHFKTYPIKQVHPMAALRTAVSLLGLFDPEADEMTEEANYRKAIRLQAKIPTIVTAFSRIRKGLEPVAPRKDLSFAANFLYMLTGNEPDEIAVEAFNKALVLHADHELNASTFTARVCVATLSDVYSGITSAIGALKGPLHGGANEQVMKMLTEIGSIENVEPYIHNKLNNKEKIMGFGHRVYRKGDPRAKHLRKMSEKLTKLTGEPHWYDMSTKIEEIVTSEKGLPPNVDFYSASVYHSLGIDHDLFTPIFAVSRVSGWLAHILEQYANNRLIRPRAEYTGPGKQQYVPIEQRG; the protein is encoded by the coding sequence ATGACAGCTACTCGCGGTCTTGAAGGCATTGTAGCGACAACATCTTCAATTAGCTCCATTATTGATGACACCCTTACATATGTTGGGTACAACATTGATGATTTAGCAGAACACGCAAGCTTTGAAGAGGTTATTTATTTGCTTTGGCATCGTCGTCTACCAACAAAAGCTGAATTGGATGAGATTAAAAAAGATTTGGCAGAAAATGCGGAATTACCGAAAGAAGTTCTAGACCACTTTAAAACATATCCAATTAAACAAGTTCACCCAATGGCAGCTCTTCGCACAGCGGTTTCTTTATTAGGATTATTTGACCCTGAAGCGGACGAAATGACAGAAGAAGCGAACTATCGTAAAGCGATTCGTTTACAAGCAAAAATACCAACAATTGTTACTGCGTTTTCTCGTATTCGCAAAGGGTTAGAACCGGTTGCTCCACGAAAAGATTTAAGTTTTGCGGCTAATTTCTTGTATATGCTTACTGGAAACGAACCTGATGAAATTGCGGTGGAAGCGTTTAACAAAGCGCTTGTTTTACATGCCGATCATGAATTAAATGCGTCTACATTTACGGCTCGTGTTTGTGTTGCGACCCTTTCCGACGTGTATTCAGGTATTACATCGGCCATCGGTGCTCTAAAAGGACCTTTACATGGTGGTGCTAACGAGCAAGTAATGAAAATGTTAACAGAAATTGGATCTATCGAAAATGTAGAACCATATATTCACAACAAGTTGAACAATAAAGAAAAAATTATGGGCTTTGGCCATCGCGTTTATCGTAAAGGTGATCCTCGTGCAAAACATTTACGTAAAATGTCTGAAAAACTGACGAAACTTACAGGTGAACCTCATTGGTATGACATGTCTACAAAAATTGAAGAAATTGTTACATCTGAAAAAGGCTTACCACCTAACGTCGATTTCTATTCTGCGTCTGTGTACCATAGCCTAGGAATCGATCATGATCTATTTACCCCAATTTTTGCCGTAAGCCGCGTATCCGGATGGTTAGCTCATATTTTAGAGCAATATGCAAACAATCGTCTCATCCGTCCGCGTGCTGAATACACAGGTCCTGGTAAGCAACAATACGTACCAATTGAACAGCGTGGATAA
- the fxsA gene encoding membrane protein FxsA translates to MRYLILLLIVMPALEIGLLLYSGKVLGVLPTVFLIIFTGVLGAYLAKKQGLDILNQAKKELQYGRVPSEAIIDGLFVLVGGTVLLTPGFITDTLGFLFLFPYTRRWFKPLVYRLFRKWIDKGNIIILR, encoded by the coding sequence ATGAGATACTTGATTTTATTATTAATTGTTATGCCTGCCTTAGAAATTGGGCTGCTTCTATATTCAGGAAAAGTGTTAGGAGTATTACCAACGGTGTTTCTCATTATTTTCACAGGGGTATTAGGCGCCTATTTAGCTAAAAAACAAGGATTAGATATTTTGAACCAAGCGAAAAAAGAACTACAATACGGTCGAGTACCAAGTGAAGCAATCATCGACGGATTATTTGTTCTTGTTGGAGGTACGGTGTTACTTACGCCCGGGTTTATTACTGATACACTCGGATTTTTATTCCTTTTCCCATACACACGTCGATGGTTCAAACCTCTCGTTTATCGCTTGTTTCGAAAATGGATTGACAAAGGGAATATCATTATACTGCGGTAA
- the icd gene encoding NADP-dependent isocitrate dehydrogenase, whose product MSQGQKITVENGVLNVPNDPIIPFIEGDGTGPDIWAAASRVLDAAVEKAYNGERKIVWKEVYAGEKAYKKTGEWLPQETLDTIREYLLAIKGPLTTPVGGGIRSLNVALRQELDLFVCLRPVRYFEGVPSPVKRPQDTDMVIFRENTEDIYAGIEYAKGTEEVKKVIDFLQNEMGVKKIRFPETSGIGIKPISEEGTKRLVRAAINYAIKEGRKSVTLVHKGNIMKFTEGAFKNWGYELAEEEFGDKVFTWAQYDRIKEAEGVEAANKAQAEAEAQGKIIVKDAIADIFLQQVLTRPREFDVVATMNLNGDYISDALAAQVGGIGIAPGANINYETGHAIFEATHGTAPKYAGLDKVNPSSVILSGVLMLEHLGWNEAAQLIIEAMEKTIASKVVTYDFARLMEGATEVKCSEFATALIENMG is encoded by the coding sequence ATGTCACAAGGTCAAAAAATCACTGTAGAAAATGGAGTATTAAACGTACCAAATGATCCGATTATTCCATTTATTGAAGGAGACGGAACAGGTCCTGACATTTGGGCAGCAGCTTCCCGTGTTCTTGACGCTGCAGTAGAAAAAGCGTACAATGGCGAACGCAAAATTGTTTGGAAAGAAGTCTACGCAGGTGAAAAAGCATATAAAAAAACAGGTGAATGGCTACCACAAGAAACATTAGATACGATTCGTGAATATTTACTTGCGATTAAAGGTCCACTTACTACACCAGTTGGTGGAGGTATTCGTTCATTAAACGTTGCGCTTCGTCAAGAACTTGACTTGTTTGTGTGCTTACGTCCAGTTCGTTACTTTGAAGGTGTTCCTTCTCCTGTGAAACGTCCACAAGATACAGATATGGTCATTTTCCGTGAAAATACAGAAGATATTTATGCCGGTATTGAATATGCGAAAGGAACGGAAGAAGTAAAGAAAGTTATTGATTTTTTACAAAATGAAATGGGCGTGAAGAAAATTCGCTTCCCAGAAACATCTGGTATTGGTATTAAGCCAATTTCTGAAGAGGGTACAAAACGTCTCGTTCGTGCCGCTATAAACTATGCGATTAAGGAAGGACGTAAATCAGTCACCCTTGTACATAAAGGGAACATCATGAAATTTACTGAAGGTGCGTTTAAAAATTGGGGTTACGAATTAGCTGAAGAAGAATTTGGAGATAAAGTATTTACATGGGCACAATACGACCGTATTAAAGAAGCGGAAGGTGTCGAAGCGGCAAACAAGGCTCAAGCAGAAGCAGAAGCACAAGGAAAAATTATCGTAAAAGATGCTATTGCAGATATTTTCTTACAGCAAGTGTTAACACGTCCACGTGAGTTTGACGTTGTTGCCACAATGAACTTAAATGGTGACTATATTTCTGACGCATTAGCGGCCCAAGTTGGTGGTATCGGTATCGCACCAGGAGCAAACATTAACTATGAAACTGGACATGCTATTTTCGAAGCAACACACGGTACCGCTCCAAAATATGCTGGTTTAGATAAAGTCAACCCATCTTCTGTGATCCTTTCTGGCGTGCTTATGCTTGAACATTTAGGATGGAATGAAGCTGCTCAACTGATTATTGAAGCGATGGAAAAAACAATTGCTTCTAAAGTGGTTACTTATGACTTTGCTCGTTTAATGGAAGGCGCTACGGAAGTAAAATGTTCCGAATTTGCCACAGCTTTAATTGAAAATATGGGTTAA
- the pfkA gene encoding 6-phosphofructokinase, translating to MKRIGVLTSGGDAPGMNAAVRAVVRKAIYHGLEVYGVYQGYNGLINGNIKKLELGSVGDIIHRGGTILRSARCEEFKTKEGQAKGIEQLKKFGIEGLVVIGGDGSYRGAQKLTEQGFPCVGIPGTIDNDIPGTDFTIGFDTALNTVIEAIDKIRDTATSHERTFVIEVMGRDAGDIALWSGLAGGAETILIPEDPFNIDEIVERLRKGQERGKKHSIIVVAEGVMSGTEFAQKLKDATNMETRVSVLGHIQRGGSPTAFDRVLASRLGARAVELLLEGKGGRAVGIVNNKLVDYDILELFDMPHQLDLKMYELSKELSI from the coding sequence ATGAAACGAATTGGTGTTTTAACGAGCGGTGGCGACGCACCTGGTATGAATGCAGCTGTTCGAGCAGTTGTTCGAAAAGCGATTTACCATGGATTAGAAGTATACGGTGTGTATCAAGGGTATAATGGATTAATTAATGGAAATATTAAGAAATTGGAACTCGGTTCAGTAGGAGATATTATTCATCGTGGCGGCACGATTTTACGTTCAGCACGTTGTGAAGAATTTAAAACAAAAGAAGGACAAGCAAAAGGGATTGAACAATTGAAAAAATTTGGAATCGAAGGGCTTGTTGTTATTGGCGGAGACGGTTCATACCGTGGAGCTCAAAAACTAACAGAACAAGGCTTCCCATGTGTCGGTATTCCAGGAACTATCGATAATGACATCCCAGGAACAGATTTTACGATTGGTTTTGACACAGCGTTAAATACCGTGATTGAAGCGATTGACAAAATTCGCGATACAGCAACGAGTCATGAGCGGACGTTCGTCATTGAAGTAATGGGACGGGACGCTGGTGATATTGCGCTATGGTCTGGGCTTGCCGGTGGAGCAGAAACGATTTTAATTCCAGAAGATCCATTCAACATCGACGAAATTGTCGAACGCCTTCGAAAAGGACAAGAACGTGGCAAGAAACATAGTATTATTGTTGTTGCTGAAGGAGTTATGAGCGGTACTGAGTTTGCTCAAAAATTAAAAGATGCGACAAATATGGAAACGCGTGTCTCTGTATTAGGGCATATTCAACGTGGGGGTTCTCCAACTGCCTTCGACCGAGTATTAGCTAGCCGTTTAGGAGCACGTGCAGTAGAATTGTTATTGGAAGGAAAAGGTGGCCGGGCTGTTGGAATCGTCAACAATAAGCTTGTTGATTACGATATTCTTGAATTATTTGACATGCCACATCAATTGGATCTCAAAATGTATGAATTATCAAAAGAACTTTCGATCTAA
- the accA gene encoding acetyl-CoA carboxylase carboxyl transferase subunit alpha has protein sequence MVNTLEFERPVVELRQKIAELKEFTKTSDVDLSSEIEKLEARLENLEKEIYENMKPWDRVQIARHPQRPTTLDYISYLFTDFMELHGDRLYGDDEAIVGGIAKYHGLPVTVIGHQRGKDTKENIRRNFGMPHPEGYRKALRLMKQAEKFSRPIICFIDTKGAYPGKAAEERGQSEAIARNLFEMAGLKVPIVCIVIGEGGSGGALALGVGNHIHMLENSTYSVISPEGAAALLWKDSSLAKRAAETMKITAPDLKELGIIDEIIPEVRGGAHQDVKAQAEEIDKVLKTSLQQLMQLSEDELVAHRYDKYKQIGEYTTIQTLEEVKS, from the coding sequence ATGGTAAACACGTTAGAATTTGAACGTCCGGTCGTTGAACTGCGCCAAAAAATTGCCGAACTAAAAGAATTCACGAAAACCTCTGACGTGGATTTGTCATCTGAAATTGAAAAATTAGAGGCAAGACTTGAAAATTTAGAAAAAGAAATATACGAAAATATGAAGCCGTGGGATCGAGTACAAATTGCTCGACATCCACAACGACCTACAACGTTAGATTATATTTCTTATTTATTTACTGATTTTATGGAATTGCATGGGGATCGTTTATACGGTGATGATGAAGCCATTGTCGGTGGAATTGCGAAATACCACGGGTTACCGGTTACGGTCATCGGACATCAACGCGGAAAAGATACGAAAGAAAACATTCGTCGAAATTTCGGTATGCCTCATCCAGAAGGCTATCGAAAAGCGTTACGCCTCATGAAACAAGCTGAAAAGTTTTCACGTCCGATTATTTGTTTTATAGATACAAAAGGGGCGTATCCTGGGAAGGCTGCTGAAGAGCGTGGCCAAAGTGAAGCTATTGCTAGAAATCTGTTTGAAATGGCTGGTTTGAAAGTACCGATTGTATGTATTGTCATCGGTGAAGGTGGAAGTGGTGGAGCGCTGGCATTAGGAGTTGGAAACCATATTCACATGCTTGAAAACTCAACTTACTCTGTTATTTCTCCTGAAGGTGCAGCAGCGCTTCTTTGGAAGGATTCCTCTTTAGCAAAACGGGCGGCAGAAACGATGAAAATTACGGCTCCAGACTTAAAAGAACTTGGCATTATTGATGAAATCATTCCAGAAGTACGTGGAGGAGCTCATCAAGATGTGAAAGCTCAAGCGGAAGAAATCGACAAAGTCTTAAAAACATCGCTTCAACAATTGATGCAGTTAAGCGAAGACGAATTAGTTGCTCATCGATACGATAAGTATAAACAAATTGGTGAATATACAACAATCCAAACATTGGAAGAAGTGAAATCATAA